The Anabaena sp. WA102 genome contains a region encoding:
- a CDS encoding TrmH family RNA methyltransferase, protein MITSLQNSLVKQIRKLHSTKERNKQQLFLLEGTHLLEEACAVSYPLDAVCCTSQWHDTHYQLWEVICSQCYRVEIVSPEVLAAMATTVNPDGIVAIAQREAQPRQIPFTGLVLALETVQDPGNLGTMIRTAAAAGASGLWLSEDSVDLDNPKVLRASAGQWFRLNMAVSADLKTTVRQSQQAGMQVIATLPNADSTYWQVDWRKPSLILLGNEGAGLSADLAALADIQVKIPLSPGVESLNVGITAALMLYEAQRQKMLDKPKTLVNQEFSG, encoded by the coding sequence GTGATCACAAGTTTACAAAATTCTTTAGTTAAACAAATCCGCAAGTTGCACTCCACAAAGGAGAGAAATAAGCAACAACTATTTTTATTGGAAGGAACGCATTTGCTGGAGGAAGCTTGTGCGGTTTCCTATCCCTTAGATGCGGTATGTTGTACTTCGCAATGGCATGATACACATTACCAACTATGGGAAGTGATTTGTAGTCAGTGCTATCGGGTGGAAATTGTCAGTCCAGAAGTTCTAGCAGCAATGGCTACAACTGTCAATCCTGATGGTATAGTAGCTATCGCTCAACGAGAGGCACAACCAAGACAAATTCCTTTCACTGGCTTAGTTCTGGCCTTAGAAACTGTCCAAGATCCTGGTAACTTAGGAACTATGATTCGCACAGCCGCAGCCGCAGGTGCATCAGGTTTGTGGTTAAGTGAAGATAGTGTAGATTTAGATAATCCCAAGGTTTTACGAGCTTCTGCTGGACAATGGTTTCGCTTAAACATGGCTGTAAGTGCAGATTTGAAAACCACAGTTCGGCAAAGTCAGCAAGCAGGAATGCAAGTAATAGCTACCTTACCTAATGCCGATTCAACCTATTGGCAAGTAGATTGGCGTAAACCTAGTTTAATATTATTGGGTAACGAAGGGGCAGGATTATCAGCGGATTTAGCCGCATTAGCGGATATCCAGGTGAAAATTCCCCTCAGTCCTGGAGTAGAATCTTTGAATGTAGGGATCACTGCTGCTTTAATGTTATATGAAGCTCAAAGGCAGAAAATGCTGGATAAGCCGAAAACCTTAGTAAATCAAGAGTTTTCGGGTTGA
- a CDS encoding 6-carboxytetrahydropterin synthase has translation MQCIVNRRDQFSAVGRYWFPELSEIENLEKFGAYSKFPGHGHNYVLFISMIGELDEYGMVLNLSDVKHVIKEEVTGQLDFSYLNDVWTEFQQTLPTTENMARVIWERLAPHLPLVRVQLFEHPQLWADYQGEGKQANLTIRTHFSAAHRLAPNLSADKYGRCTQTHGHNYHLEMTVAGEIDSRTGMIVDVAALNRVVEDYVVKIFDHSCVNEDIPYFADIVPTTENISRYIHGLLESPIDGLGVKLSNVKLFESHQLWANYSGQDMEGYLSISTHFSSAHRLAHPDLSLAKNTEIYGKCARVNGHGHNYQLEVTIKGEIDSSTGMVIDLGALNQIITDYVIEPFDHTFLNKDVAFFNQVVPTAENIALYISNTLRSPIQELGATLYKVKLVESPNNACEIYAADSESISVNAAVSQPVLAIV, from the coding sequence ATGCAATGTATTGTTAATCGCCGCGATCAGTTTTCAGCAGTTGGTCGGTATTGGTTCCCCGAACTGAGTGAAATCGAGAATTTAGAAAAATTTGGTGCTTACTCGAAATTTCCTGGACATGGACATAACTATGTCTTGTTCATCTCTATGATTGGGGAATTAGATGAGTATGGGATGGTACTAAATCTGTCCGATGTGAAGCACGTCATCAAAGAGGAAGTTACCGGTCAACTAGATTTTTCCTATCTCAATGATGTGTGGACAGAATTTCAACAAACTCTCCCCACGACGGAAAATATGGCGCGAGTGATTTGGGAACGGTTAGCACCCCATTTACCTTTGGTGCGCGTCCAGTTATTTGAACATCCTCAACTTTGGGCAGATTATCAGGGAGAGGGAAAACAAGCTAATTTAACTATCAGAACTCATTTTAGTGCTGCTCACCGCCTAGCGCCCAACCTCAGTGCTGATAAATATGGTAGATGTACTCAGACTCACGGACATAATTATCATCTAGAGATGACTGTGGCAGGGGAAATAGACTCCCGTACGGGCATGATTGTGGATGTAGCTGCTTTAAATCGAGTGGTGGAAGATTATGTGGTGAAAATATTTGATCACTCTTGTGTAAATGAGGATATTCCTTATTTTGCCGATATTGTCCCCACGACAGAGAATATTTCCCGTTACATTCATGGTCTTTTAGAATCGCCCATTGATGGATTAGGGGTGAAGCTATCCAACGTTAAACTGTTTGAAAGTCATCAACTGTGGGCAAATTATTCGGGTCAGGATATGGAGGGGTATTTGAGTATTAGCACTCATTTTAGCTCTGCTCATAGATTGGCACACCCTGATTTAAGTTTGGCCAAAAACACGGAAATTTATGGTAAATGCGCCCGTGTAAATGGACATGGACATAATTATCAATTGGAAGTAACTATAAAAGGGGAAATTGACTCCTCTACGGGGATGGTTATTGATTTAGGGGCTTTAAATCAGATAATTACAGATTACGTGATTGAGCCATTTGATCATACTTTCTTAAATAAGGATGTTGCTTTCTTTAATCAAGTTGTGCCGACTGCGGAAAATATTGCTCTTTATATTAGTAATACTTTGCGATCGCCTATTCAAGAGTTAGGTGCAACTCTTTACAAAGTTAAACTGGTGGAAAGTCCCAATAACGCTTGCGAAATCTATGCGGCTGATTCTGAATCAATATCTGTTAATGCAGC